A stretch of DNA from Spirosoma endbachense:
GCTGGCGCTCCTCTGGGTGCCGACCGAACATCAAGACCGCTACCCTCGCTGGCATCATTCACCGACGAATATTGGGTAGAAAAAACCATCTCTTTGTTGTTTTCATTCGTCTTCAGAAACACGCTCCTGAAATTGGGGAGAAGTCCATACACACCCAAAGCAATAATGGATTCGCTGCTGTTGACGGCCTCCTGGTATTTTTGTTGCCATAACTGCGCCTTGACCAGAAAAGCAAGAGCGGCTCCCTTTGTGGCCCGGCCAATGTCGCTACCGCTCCAGGTTAGGGGCAAATCCGCAGCCGCTTCGGTTAAATCGGTTTCCACCTGCTTCCAGATGTCGGCGGCCGACGCGCGGGGAATATCCAGTTTGGACGAGGCATTCAATTCAGTGGTGATTAGCGAAACGCCCCCGAAATAATTGACCAGTCGGTAGTAAAATATGCCCCGCAGGAATTTAGCCTGAGCCAGAATCGACGCCTTCACCTGTGGAGTCAGGTTAGCCATTTGCCCCACCCGTACGATCACAAAGTTAGCTCGACTGACGCCTTGAAACAGCGCCGAATACAACTGACCAATGTAGAGGTTATTAGCGGGCAAGCTCAGCATTTCGAGCTCGACGCGCGGGGTGTTTTGATCCTGCTCATACAAATCACCACTCATGGTCCATTCGATGTTGGCCGCGTCAACGACATTGCCAAAGGTGGACTCTGATTGCACCTGACCATACACGCCAATCAGCGCCGACTGCGCATCCGCTTCGGACTTAAAAAAATTAGCGTCCGTAAGTACATCCGTCGGGATGACACTCAGGTATTGATCGCCACAGGATGTCATGGTTACCAGGAAAAGGATAACGATAACGCTGGCTATTGTTTTCATGTCGCTCTGTGCTTGAATGAGTTAAAAAACAAGATTAATGCCGCCCATCAGTGTTCTTGGCTGCGGATAAACGCCCGTATCGATGCCGGAATTCAGCGGATTCGCGCTGCCTACTTCCGGGTCGAATCCCGAGTATTTGGTGAAGGTGAACAGGTTTTGGGCTGTGACGTATACCCGTAAACTCTTCACGGCGTTATGGGTGACTTTACGAATGAGGTCGGGTGATAGGTTATACCCTAACACGACGTTGCGAACCCGCATGTAATCCCCATTTTCGACGAAAAATGACGAGGCATTAGAGTAGTTTCCGTTGGCATCAGTGTATTTCAAGCCAGGCTGATTGTTAATGCCGCTACCCGGTGTCCAGTGATTTAGAATATCTTTAACCCCGTTGACAATCCCGTTCCCATTGTAATATTTCATCTGGTAGTTGGTGATCTTATTAGCGTGATAGAGTTGTGATCCGGTTATTCCTTGCAGCAATATGTTGAAATCGAATCCTTTATAGGATAAGTCCACATTAAAGCCGTACGTTAACGTGGGCCAGGGCTTGCCTAAATTTACTTTATCGGCATCGGTCAACGCACCGTCGCCGTTGACATCCCGGTATTTAAAATCTCCGGCAATGGCATTCGGTTGGAACGTTTTATTGATCTCCTGAGCCGTCTGGTAAATGCCGTCGACGATGTAGCCCCGATAATAG
This window harbors:
- a CDS encoding RagB/SusD family nutrient uptake outer membrane protein → MKTIASVIVILFLVTMTSCGDQYLSVIPTDVLTDANFFKSEADAQSALIGVYGQVQSESTFGNVVDAANIEWTMSGDLYEQDQNTPRVELEMLSLPANNLYIGQLYSALFQGVSRANFVIVRVGQMANLTPQVKASILAQAKFLRGIFYYRLVNYFGGVSLITTELNASSKLDIPRASAADIWKQVETDLTEAAADLPLTWSGSDIGRATKGAALAFLVKAQLWQQKYQEAVNSSESIIALGVYGLLPNFRSVFLKTNENNKEMVFSTQYSSVNDASEGSGLDVRSAPRGAPAAYIGRAANSNFVPQTSWINSIERDQTGKIRDQRYYGVIIGPGESHPEMPGFVMPLTFPNPYTKTGYIVTKYWQEASLVNSGINVPIIRYSEVLLNYAEALNEVGRSADAMKQVNLVRTRATLDPKPLDLSKDKVLDAVFFERRMEFIWEPPGAFSDLNRRGRYLDFIKANRADYAKIQVDTKPWVQQKIILLPIPQSARDVNKSLTQNPGYPAFQ